The Prevotella herbatica genome contains the following window.
ATTATGTCGGTCAAAATAATAGACAAAGGCGTTTCCTCGCTGATTTCCTTTTCTGTATATATTTGCAGTATCTGCTAAAGCAAATGCATATTCCCGCAGAGATTATATTGTTTCCATGAATATTCTTTCTTTGCATGTGAACGGCCTATTCTCCCGCAGATTACGCAGATTCACGCAGACAAAAGACAGATTCGACATAGTGGAGACAATGCAGTCCATGCTGTTTGCTGTTTGTCTGCGTAAATCTGCGGGAGAATCGGCCGTTTACATTGAAGCAATAAATCTACGGGAGTATATGTAGTTTATGTTGATGTGTTTAGTCTGCAGAAATCTGCGAGAGACCAGACAATTATAAAAACAATACAGGCACTTGCTAATGAAGCAAGTGCCTGTATTATTATATAGATATTCCTTTACGCTATTAAGCTCCGTGGAATAGATATTCTTTCTGAATATCCTGAGCTAATAACGTGAAGAGTTTTTCAGTCAATGCATCAGCAACGTCTAACGCATGCAAAAGAATGCTATCAGAGAACTGCTGTAACATGTCTTGTGCCTTCATAGGCTCGTCCTTGTACAACTTTAAATACTCTGCTTCCATTTCCTTCTGACGCTGATCATTCTCTGCCTCAAGCTTTGAATATACCTCGTGGATGACTGGAGCGTAAGCATTATAGTTTACCATTCCTAATGTCATCACCTTGCGGAACTTCCAATAGGCTGAATGACTATCAGAATTGCTGTTGCCAAGGCTATACTGACGTGGATATGACTTCACACCCTGATACAACGGCAAGAACACACCTAAATCTGCCATTCCTAAAGCTACATAAGAAAGACAACCTATAGCTTGTGGAAGTTCATTGCGTACCTGCAAGATGTGTGTCTGGGTGGTACGAAATATAGCAACAGGGCGATAAGGCTCCTTACCGTTATTATGCAAATAAGGATCATGCTCAGTACCATTATAATGGAATCGGAACGCTGTGCGCAAATCTGATAGGCTGATTGGCTTATCAGCCACAGCATAAACAGGGAAATCATTGCGTGTTACATCATTCTTTATTGAAGGTGAGAACATCTTCTGCAATCCCCATACACGTGGATAGTTATATGTTGTGTCTAACTTCTCATCACGTGAATAA
Protein-coding sequences here:
- a CDS encoding C69 family dipeptidase, which encodes MKEIKKLPSECTTIIVGNRMTADGSRILARSSDFDAMMAINFEVHEDTLFGPSEFIAKDSKFRCPLPSKALGYTALPDYQFPGEWGSAGYNTAGVGMSSTETIFSSDRALSFDPYVENGLAENCTYNIVLPYIHTAREGVERLSKLIEEYGSAEGFAIGFIDDKETWYLENACGHRWLACRMPADRYFVTGNQSRYRDYDPNDKDNFMASSDLIEFAEKNGLYDPAKGKFDFHEAYSRDEKLDTTYNYPRVWGLQKMFSPSIKNDVTRNDFPVYAVADKPISLSDLRTAFRFHYNGTEHDPYLHNNGKEPYRPVAIFRTTQTHILQVRNELPQAIGCLSYVALGMADLGVFLPLYQGVKSYPRQYSLGNSNSDSHSAYWKFRKVMTLGMVNYNAYAPVIHEVYSKLEAENDQRQKEMEAEYLKLYKDEPMKAQDMLQQFSDSILLHALDVADALTEKLFTLLAQDIQKEYLFHGA